In Panicum virgatum strain AP13 chromosome 5K, P.virgatum_v5, whole genome shotgun sequence, the genomic window tgatgacgacgatgggGGCGGCTTCCTTCCCGCTTTGAATAGCACGTGCAGCGACCGACGGCCGCCGCACCTTACATGTGGAACGGCATCCACGATGCAGCACACTGCACCAGGGATACGGCGCCGGGTTACAGTAGGTTGCAGTCTTGAAGCTGCTGGTGTAGGTGTACTACTGCAGACTTAACCACTACTGCTGTGATAGATCATACAGGATTACTAGCTCAGAACAGCAGTTACCGAGACATTTTGGGCAGAatttgctagctagctagtgttGGATTTTGATTTTAGAAAAGCTAGTGTTGGATAGTGACAGTCGATCCCGTCAGCAGATGGAGGATTCGAGGCGTATGGATGGCATTTGGGGGAGGGAAAAGAACAGAAAAGAGAAGGGATAGCCGGATAGGAGTAGCCTGTATGATCTGAATGGATGTGCGTGCCATCCTAGCCTCAGAGTCAGAGCAGGCAGCAGCCGGCGCAGGGAAGGAAGGAATATGTCACTCATATTCCGTTGGCATCAAAGCTCCAGGGCTTCCGGCCATCCTGCACTGCAACGCCAGCCGCAGGCTCGTGATCCGCTCACAAAAAACGCCCGAGGCCGGGCTGTTTGTTTCCGCCCGTTCTGGCTCGTACGCATGCcgcttttttcttttcactttGGTCGCTTTTCTGGAAAACGATGGGCACGCCGCACGCCCAgagcccctctctctctctctctctctctctctctctctctctctctctctctctcgcctacGTGCTCGAGAAAGACTACGACACCGATGGCAAGACAGCTTCTACCACTGCATGGTGTGGGTGTGGGCTCCTAAGAAATTCCATACTGGTCTTTCAAAAAAGAAATTCCATACTGTGAAGCCATCTTCGCATGGAGTCTTCACAGCTGAACTACCCATGCGATGCGATGTTCGCAAGCCTTCTCGTAGGTACTTGGAAACAGCTCTTACGTGAAGTGGTTGCATTGCAGAATTGTTGTTCTTGGAGAACATGTTTTTGGTGCGACCGATCATGTCTCCATCGCTCCATGAGCGGCATGTTGGtaggcgccgccccgccgcattGATCGCGGTGCTGCACGCTTTGATCCTCAAAGTTCGATGGGGCAGAGCTttttcaatcttttttttttcagtggGGCTGATACGTCACTGGCCCAGTGACGGGCTGACGGCCTAGCCCAAAAGGTAGGCCCAACAAACGCCGGTTCAGCACGGCCCAGGCCCACCCAAACTGCCCGGATCTTCTGCGCCGGGCAGATCCGTCGCGCGGCAAAGCGGGGCTTGCTTCCGAATCAGACCGACCAAGAGGCGCGGACGCCGAGCGCCGCTGACGTCGAAGCCGGGATCGGCTCACCGGCGACGCGGGGACAATGCGCGTAGACTGCCGGACACCAGGATCCTCCCTCCGGTGAGTTCTCGGAGCCACTCACTAGTCCGTCTCGATAGGCCGCCGGCCGCGTAGCATTTCCTCGCGTGCATCCGCGGAAAAAGATGCAATTGTAGTGTGCTCAAATTTTTGGTAAAGATTGTGTTGCCTATCTGCTCGGTGTTGCGTCGATTTTTATTACTGCGAGGTAAATATTTTAATTTCAGTCAGCTTTCAACCCTTTTTTATTTCTGGTACTGATAGAGAGGAGATATCCCTTCTGGATTCTGAATCTCGTTTCAGAAACAAGTCTTTGAGGGTGATTTCTGGTACTGGTAGAGAGGTagtgttctcttttttttttcagaaacagAGGGTGATTTCTGATTTGTTCCATTTCCTTTCCTTCACAAGTAAGGGCTGAAACACAAAAGGTcataaaaaaaaactgcaaGGAGTACACACCACATATATATTGGATTGGTAGAGCTACTAAGAAAGCTCATCGAACTTATGATTACATTGCTGAAATAGCTACAAGCAATAAAATGTAAACTGCAACATCTCTAGACAATGCAATAAACAACTCTAGAATGCTGAGATGAAAGCACAAGCCTCCAGCTGTGATTACTGTCGATAATCGAAATAGGCTTCAGCTCTTTCGGTTATTCTTCTCAAGCCTGGCCCTGGAAGGAGAGCAAGTCATAGTATTATTTATTAGCATGGCATGTCACTACACTTTGGGAATATGATTGCTTTCTTCGAATTTTAGTTCTGCATTTAGGGTATGAGCCATCTTGGAACATTGAAACTGATACAGTGTGCGATATCATAATGCGTAAAGTTTAAGATGGTGCGCTTTACCATAAAGGAAAACTTACACTTAAAGACCCAATGTTGATACTTAAGATAGCTGATCTATCGGCGGTGGCAATTGAACGGAGTGCAGAGGTGGCGACGACAGGGCTCCAATTGGAGGTGGTGGGGAGTTGTGCTGGTAAAGTGGCTGTGGAGATGCTGAAGTTACTGGCGGAGACTTTGCATGAGGGACTTTTGGGTGTAGATGGTCTGGAGTATTTGGAGGTAATTGTGGGGAATACTGGGCAGGTGGCGGTGAAACTTGATAGCTATATGGAGGTGGTGAATACTGGTGTGGAGGTGGAGAGTTATAGTAGTACGGAGTTGCCGGTGATGATGGTAGAAGTGGTGACTTGTGGATGTATGGCGGTGGGGGATACTGGTAAGCTAGCGGTGGGGGTACATTGTTGTACTGGTATTGTGGTGGTGGAGAGTTGTAGTAGTATGGAGGTGGTAAATACTTGTGGGATGGTACTGGAGATTTGACGCCTTGTAGAGGTGGTGGAGATTGGTAGCTGTTTGGAGGCATGGACTGTTGGTAAGGTGGTGGTGAAGCATAGTTGTTTAGTGGAGGTGATGGGTACTGGTAAGCTGGAGGAGGAAACTGGTTAGAAGGAGGTGGTGAATATTGATAAGGCAATGGTTGGGACTTGTGGCTAGCCGGAGGCGAGTGATACTGGTAAGGGAGAGGCGGGAAATTGTAGGGATGTCCCGGTGGTGGCATGTGAGGTTTCGAACATTCGGAGGTCTTCTTTGATGCAAATGCCATTATCTGGTTCGCTTGGAGAACCACCTCATCACTTGATTTGGAGTAAACACGGAGCCCAGACATATTTAACTCAATTGGCACATTGCAGTCCGATCCTCCTGGTGCTCCATGGAGCTCAACCTTACACGAGTCAGCCCCATAGTTGTTGCTAATTGGCAAGCCCTTAAGGATCACACTGTATTTGCCATTGCTTTTGGTGTAGCCAAATGACACGATTGCTTGGTCATTGGCCTGGCAAGTGACCTTGACCATGGCTCCTGCACCCAGATCATTGTTAATGAATAAGTATGAAACTCAGAAGGACATTTAGGGATAATTCGCAATAAGCCAGCAACTGATGTTTAAGGAGGATAACTATGAGCAAAAGGAAACGATGACCATAAGAACATGGGTGATGATAAAATTTCACCTTCCAGGTGCTTCTTCTTATGGGATTCTTCTGGGTGTGCCTCATTGAAGCATCTATAGCAGTAAACCTTTCCTATCGCCTTAATAACAGGAGCATATGTGGGTGATGTGGAAAGAGAAGGCGGTGTAAAGCTGCTCGCTCCCTCACTGTGGATTGCAAAAGTGACAAACAGCATAGTGAAGACCAGCCATAGGTGACCCTTTGGCTGGTCTGGCATGCTCAGTTTCATGGCTAGATAGTGCTTTGTCAAGTGAGAGCAGGAGAGGATGTGAATGGTTTTGGCTTTGGTATGGATGGCTATTTATAATGGCCATGTTCACAAGGTTTGAGGAACGGAGAGAGAGCAGGTAGGGGATGGAGTGTAGGGGGTCAACATTATTTTGCTTCATCTAACTTGATTCTAAAAGGAGCACATACAATgcctacatttttttttgtagtgGATAGCAAACTGTAGAAATTACAATTTTCTCTTTTAAGATGGCATAAATATGCTTATGTATATTTTCTACTGTGCAGGAAATATATGAGAATACAAACACAATCTGAGTTAAGCAAACCCAGTATTGTAAGTCCTCTCATTTATAAGCTGGCCAGAGTAGATTGAGGTGGTTATTAAAACGATAAAACGACGAAACGAATAGAGGGTAGATTTTAACGAAACGATGGACGTTTTAACATTTAAACGGACGTTTTAACGTTTAAACGTCGATTTCACAAGAACTTTTTCTCGTGAAAACGTCGTTTTCACGACGTTTAAACATCGTTTTAATAACCAGGTTGAGGTGTGAAAGGTACATCGTCTTACATAAAAACTGACAAGATTTCGTCTACTACGAAGAAATAGGCTGTGGCAAGCCACaataccaaacaaaaatttgccgAGATGCCCTAGCCATCATCCCCTTGTAGGCCAAAGTGGCCATGTGACAGACTGACAACATGGGAAGTACAGTATTTTGTAATGTTAATACCACCGGCATCTGATTCTCCATTTT contains:
- the LOC120710383 gene encoding extensin-2-like, with product MKLSMPDQPKGHLWLVFTMLFVTFAIHSEGASSFTPPSLSTSPTYAPVIKAIGKVYCYRCFNEAHPEESHKKKHLEGAMVKVTCQANDQAIVSFGYTKSNGKYSVILKGLPISNNYGADSCKVELHGAPGGSDCNVPIELNMSGLRVYSKSSDEVVLQANQIMAFASKKTSECSKPHMPPPGHPYNFPPLPYQYHSPPASHKSQPLPYQYSPPPSNQFPPPAYQYPSPPLNNYASPPPYQQSMPPNSYQSPPPLQGVKSPVPSHKYLPPPYYYNSPPPQYQYNNVPPPLAYQYPPPPYIHKSPLLPSSPATPYYYNSPPPHQYSPPPYSYQVSPPPAQYSPQLPPNTPDHLHPKVPHAKSPPVTSASPQPLYQHNSPPPPIGALSSPPLHSVQLPPPIDQLS